AAAGATAGAAAATGAAGATTTTGATTTCAAGTAgttgaatttcatttttatgtttggtTCTGTTATCTGCAATTGAATTTCTGAGATTATGTATAATGGATTCTAATTTTACAGGGTCATTGCTGTATAATGGCAAAGTATTCTGCCCCAGGAATTTGTCTTCGTTCCCAGAGGTAGTTTATtcgattaaaagttaataatggTCTTTCCATGcctctttatatataatattcctTGTGTAAGTAACGAATTTACTTTGAGTTTTGTTGGCAGTTGGCAGCTAGAACGAGTGAGCTCCATGGTCATGCTATTGCAACTACTAGTAACAGCAGAAATATTACAAAGTCTCATAACAATCAAGGTGAGGTTGTTAGGTTATTGTATATGTTTATGCTATTATATTGTTTGGTATTATGGGCTAAGAACTTTTCGTTTTGGGAGTTAGTATCAGTCAATGCTTGCTATCTTTGGTTATTCTTTTCATGATAGTGTTTTTGAATGGATCGTGCTCCGGCTATCATGTTCCTTGATATTTGATAACATAGATGTCTTTCAAGACATTTTATATGCATTGTTTgagatttatcaaaaaaaaaaaaaaaaaaatctttgtctAGCCTCTGTGGTTGTAACGCTTATGATTTGCCCTCGAGATGCAGTTATACAAGCAATTCTGCAGAGTGAGAGGGACATTCAAATTTCTGGAGCTACAAAGGTTAGAGGGTTACGTGGTCAACTCGATAAAGTTGTTCTAGCCTATAGTGGTGGCTTAGACACATCTGTCATTGTCCCATGGCTAAGGTATGTATCGTGTTTCATagtcccttttttattttttggcttgGAACATTCCCCCTAGTTTTTTATCAATCAAGTACACAGGGTTCTTTAGTTGTACTCTTCTTCCCAATTTAGCAGGTATTAGGATAGTCCCTGTTCTTTCTGGCTTGGAACATTCCCCCTAGTTTTTTGTCAACTAGGTACACAGGGTTCTTTAGTTCTACTCTTCTTCCCAATTTAGTCAGTATTGGAATACATTTATGGGAGTATGAAACTAGACATCACATGCTCTTTTCTTTCAGGGAAATTCACGTCCTTTAGttttaaaatgtttattttatgaAAGGGGAGATAGAGCAGTAAGTTTAGAGGAGATAAGGTAGAACAACAATTTGCAGGCACTGTATTTTGGAGTAATGGAGATGACTTTCGTATAAGTATTCTggtcttggaggttttgctcccttcaaggtccaaggttcaacacctcttGGGTGTAAACAATCCgttggggccacaccccctgGTGAAAAACCAACGATTTACCCAGTTCCATGTAGGAAAACTTCTGAGGTTCCccgatatcaaaaaaaaaaaaaaaagtattctgGTATTGACTTTGGGTCTAAGGAACTGTTGATAATTTTGCCTGATCAAATGTTAGTTCTATGCTTGACATTTTCTTTTGCAGATTTTGTCAAATAtttacaaacaaaaagaaacttgTGGAGTGGATGcttcttgctttctttttagACGTTATATGCTGCTCTGATTATGCaaagtgatttttttcttaactttccCATTGCAGGGAGAACTATGGCTGTGAAGTTATTTGCTTTACTGCGGATGTTGGTCAGGTAACTTTTGGTGGACGATACTTTTCAATTCCTCCTGGCCGGTGGTATTACCGCCTTCCTTCTTGTCTTATTTGTGTGCTTTGTCCGAAATGCTAAAATTCATAGGGTATAGCTGAATTGGAAGGCTTGGAGAAGAAAGCTAAAGCCAGTGGGGCTTCTAAGTTAGTGGTGAAGGACTTGAGGGAGGAATTTGTACGAGATTACGTATTTCCTTGCTTGAGAGCTGGGGCAATTTATGAGAGGAAATATTTGCTGGGAACTTCGATGGCACGCCCTGTTATTGCAAAAGTAAGCTCTTACTTAGAAGTTTGTTACATTGTAGTAGTTTTTATATACAGTAAGCATGTGGACTTTCAAGGAACATTAATAATAACTGTTTGGAGCTCTCGTAGAAGTGAGCTTGCTTTTCCTCTGGTTTGTTCTTGTTGCCATTCGTTGTTTCTGATAGAGTGGACTTTAGATCCTTTATTTGtgcttttttgtaatttaaataaatcaacagtatttttttgttttggttgaagAAGCCGCTTCCTTTCTCAGCTATTTGTtatcaactttttttattttaaatgatactCTTTCTGTCTGATCTTATATGTATTACTTCTTTAACAGGCCATGGTGGATGTTGCCAGAGAAGTTGGAGCTGATGCTGTCTCTCATGGATGCACAGGAAAAGGAAATGATCAGGCATGCCTCATGGTTGAAGTCTAGATTTTATGACCCCGtcaagtatttttgtcttatatgAATCTCGCTTGCTGTTTTGTGTAATCAGGTTCGCTTTGAGCTTACTTTCTTTGCTCTGAATCCCAAGCTAAATGTTGTAGCTCCTTGGAGGGAATGGGATATTAGAGGAAGAGAAGATGCTATTGAATATGCTAGGAGGCATAATGTGCCCGTCCCAGTCACAAAAAAATCCATATACAGCAGGGACAGGAACTTATGGCACCTTAGCCATGAGGTAACATTCACGTCTCCTTTCCCTATTTTGCTATAGTGGTATAGAATTGTCCACTACATCTTGTGCAGTCATTCCTCTATTTTGTCTTGTGCCCCcagatttttttaattggtgTAGGTCTTGGGTTTGAGTATGTTGCTCAGGAATTTTTGTATGAGATGAGCtcattttttgctttctttgtttcctttagcccctctctctctctttttctctctctcacgtgtGTACATTCTATGCCATTAAAGGGCGACATTTTGGAAGACCCGGCAAGCGAGCCTAAGGAGGATATGTACATGTTGACAGTGGACCCAGAAAGAGCTCCAAATGAGCCAGAGTAAGTTTTCCTGTGAAGTTTTCAGTTTGACCCCTGTATCATTATCTATTGATGTggatgcaatttttaaaattttcttgtattctttctGATGACCTCGTTCCTTGTAGATATGTTGAAATTGGGATAGAATCGGGTTTTCCTGTTGCAATCAATGGGAAGAGGCGTTCTCCGGCAACTCTACTTGCTGAGCTCAACGAGATTGGTGGGAGGCATGGAATTGGCCGAGTTGACATGGTTGAAAACCGACTCGTTGGTATGAAAAGCCGTGGAGTCTATGAAACTCCGGGTGGGACAATCCTTTTCACCGCTGTACGAGAGTTGGAGTCTTTAACTATCGATCGAGACAGCATGCGATTTAAGGATGTGAATGCCCTCACATATGCAGAGCTAGTGTATGCTGGCAGATGGTTTGACCCACTTCGCGAGTCAATAGATGCATTCATGGAGAAGATTACCGAGACTACAACAGGTTCAGTTAGACTCAAACTGTTCAAAGGTTCTGTTACTGTAGCAGGCCGACGGAGCCCTAAAAGCATGTACATGCAAGATCTCTCTTCTTTTGAGGACAGCATGATGTATGATCAAGCTGATGCTGCTGGATTTATACGACTTTATGGTCTTCCAACAAAGGTTCGATCAATGCTTAAGCGGGGTATCTAAGGTGATCAGGCTGAGGCTGATGGGTTTATACAGCTTTACGGTCTTCCATCGAAGGTTCAATCAATGCTTAAGCGGGGTATCTAAAGCTTGTCCCcctttgttttgtctttctgATCACCAATCCATTTGGATTAGTTTAATAATTGCTATTAGGTTCTTAGGATTTACCATCTATTTAGTGTTCCCTCTTGTGACGTGTTAATTTTGTGATTGATTTGGACAACAATGGAAGccttatttattcttcttttttcttctgtaCTTCTGTTGGTGCACATATATTCTTCTACAACTTTATTGAAGCAACTTCAATAGGATGCCCATTAGGGGAAAGGAGATGAGATTTCATCTCCTTGAGGATGAACTTCATGGTTGCATCCAGTTATAAAGATGCCAATCCAATAATATCCCATCAGATTCAAACAGGTTCTGGCTTTTAATTCAACTTGGATTTTCTGCTAGGGCAATGATTTCAATATTGTAAATCCATCAAGACTATTTCCAAAAGCTCAGGGAAGAAGTCTGCATCAAGAATTCCTGAAAAGTAAATAGGTTCACTAACTGATATGCACTGTTATCATTGTCTAACAATTAAGCCCTTCTCCTCTACATGTTCATCCTTTCTGTAAGTTGCCAACATCTTCTGCTTTTTAATGGGACTCTAAAATAATGTGAAACTTTAATCTCACATGAATGTTTGGTTCTAAGCCATTGCTTAAGCCAGACTGATGCCTTCTCAAAACTATCGACCTTTCCAAGGAACAATGACATATAGTAGGAGAGAAATCTCAACAATGGCATAACAATATAGActtgcatatttttttaaagtacgaAATCTCAATGTATGACAGAATTGGATGTTTTTAACTTTCTGATATTGACACATGGATTGTAGATACTTTATGGATGAAAAAAGTTGGATTAAGTTATCCTTCAAATTGGGTcggaaaattttcttttactcgatttattaaaatgacatgtgtcctaaATACATATGATTCTCACGTGCTTTTTCAATAgaacatattaaaaatgatCCAAATATTCCTTGATTCACAAGCCCTctccagcttttttttttctttccaaatttgaCAATATGCCTTCATGATGATCCTTAATATGATGATTCAAAAGAACAATGCAACAAAAAATAACTTCCCTTGCTCTAAAATTGCCTCTTTTCTTTTAGGAAGACTAGCTTGCTGATTGGGATACTTTATAATTCTTATGGTATTTTATCatgcacaattttttaaatttcaataattgttttgaaattaaaaatgacTGAGATTATCATGCACATCTGTAacttatcatttatttatattttttaaaattttctttaatttaagggatttattttattttatttttacacttCTCATAGATGGCATTTTGGTATTTTCAGACCTCTTACTGGGGTATATTAGACATTTCATGCATTTACCAtacaaattaaccaaaaaaatagcttttattaaataatattttatttgtccTTTTATGTCACTTCCAGACCCTTTTTACGAGCGTGTGGTTCCCACGAGAAATGGCGGGCAAGAGGGATGGCATTTGATGTAAAAACCACAGCAGAGTGAGGTCATTTCCACtattctctctctaaaccctCAATTCCATTCCGTTACAGATCGACTTACAGTTTCTTTCCCAAacgaactctctctctctaaaacctCTCGCGTAATGATCGGACTAAGCCGCTTGATCACGGTGACAGCGACGCCGCCGCTGTTCCGGCTGGCGCGGCTCGCTCTGAGCCGATTCTATTCCCCCTCCGCCTCGGCCGCTACTCAGCCTCAAGCCGACTACTACTACTACGGAGCCGAGAGCGAGAGCGAGCGGCTGGCGGCGGCTGCAATGGCGGATTCGGAGGGCTCGGGGCCGAACCGAGGGGTGCAGTGGGTGTTCATTGGGAACCCCGGCGCCAAGAGGCACGTGTACGCTGTGAGGCTCGCGAAGCTTCTAGAAGTTCCTCACATTTCAATGGCTAGCCTGGTCCGTCAAGACCTCAGCCCTCGCTCTGCGCTCTACAAACAGGTCTCTGATTCTCTGCTTTCGCTTTGTGTTTTTCGAagttgttttttgtgtttttgcttTGTGGTCACTGGTTTAGTTCTTTGATTTTGTGCTGAGAAGTGTTATTGGTTGATTTTGTTGATGATCTCTATTTTCAGGGTGGAGTTAATTAGATTTTAAGCATGATTAAAGGTGAAAAATGCTAAGATAATCTTGACCATTTGATTGAATAATGATTAAAATTTCGAGAATTCTAACGTAAAGTTTCGAATCCATAGTTGTTTGAATGAAGACAGAGATCAGGTCTGGTGGTTTGGGATTTGAGGGTGTTTTGGTCAATTCACTTTTTGAAGGTCATGGTAGATATGGTGCTTTGCTGGAAGGGCCATTTTTGTAAATGGAGCTGATAAATATCTGTCTTTGTTCAACTACATTATGCATTGTGAGTTTCTCTGCTATataccaaccaaaaaaaaatccttttttttaattgcacgACAAATTTGCCTTTTTATTGTTAAagataaaaaatggaaaagatatTTACTTATGTGAAGAATCTTTCGGGATTTAACATTTCACCTGCAATATTTTGGGCTGTATTGTCTTCGGAAAATGAGGATAGGCGTATATATGTATAGTATTGTTGGAAAATATCATGGATcgtcaccaaaaaaaaaaaaaaagaatcccTATTCAAGATCAATGCAGTTCCTTTTTGGGTGGCTGTGGGGTGCTCGAAAGAAGTATTACAAATTGGCTTCTGGGTACCAAATAAGCAAAATGATTTACTTGTATGGTTCTAAGAACAAAATGGGATTGCTCGGTTGAATTATGCCAAAATACTAGGATACTAGAAGTATATCTGTGATCTGTCTTGAAAGAATTTACAATTGTTTAAATGAAAATGGATGGTGCAATTTAAGATGCAAAGCTTTTTGAAGTATATCTGTGAGACTGTGAACCAAGCTGGAAACTGTAGTTGGTCGATGAGGATCTGGAGGAGACATCCTTTTGAAGTTAGTGTGTGTACCATTACCAGTGTGTAGATGAAGTATTTTATGAGTATTCTAAAATAACCATTCCATGTTGGCATTATTACTGTATTATTGTCAATATTGTAAGGAATTCTAGAGCTGTGATTATTGCTGATTACATCAAAGCTTTCATAAACTAGTGGAGGGATTggaaattttctaaaaaaaataagtatgaTAG
This genomic interval from Corylus avellana chromosome ca3, CavTom2PMs-1.0 contains the following:
- the LOC132175078 gene encoding argininosuccinate synthase, chloroplastic-like; the encoded protein is MAQLKAISPCSSTNLALHPPKRGSLLYNGKVFCPRNLSSFPELAARTSELHGHAIATTSNSRNITKSHNNQVIQAILQSERDIQISGATKVRGLRGQLDKVVLAYSGGLDTSVIVPWLRENYGCEVICFTADVGQGIAELEGLEKKAKASGASKLVVKDLREEFVRDYVFPCLRAGAIYERKYLLGTSMARPVIAKAMVDVAREVGADAVSHGCTGKGNDQVRFELTFFALNPKLNVVAPWREWDIRGREDAIEYARRHNVPVPVTKKSIYSRDRNLWHLSHEGDILEDPASEPKEDMYMLTVDPERAPNEPEYVEIGIESGFPVAINGKRRSPATLLAELNEIGGRHGIGRVDMVENRLVGMKSRGVYETPGGTILFTAVRELESLTIDRDSMRFKDVNALTYAELVYAGRWFDPLRESIDAFMEKITETTTGSVRLKLFKGSVTVAGRRSPKSMYMQDLSSFEDSMMYDQADAAGFIRLYGLPTKVRSMLKRGI